CGCTTCGCGCACCAGCGCCTCGTCGTAATCGAGCGCAGCGATGATCTCGATGCCGTCGTCCATCTTGCGCGTGGACAGGATCACGGCGTCCGGACCCTGCTCATCACGCACCTGGCGCATGGCCTGGCGCATATCCGGAGCAACGAATCGTTTGATTTTCATGCGTTCGATCCTGTCTTCATCGATCGGCGCCCCGCTTGCCTGCGGCGCCACCTTGTTCTGTCACGTCCGCCGGGCGATTTCCCCGAGCGGTGTCTCATTCCTATCGTCCCAGGGCCGTCACCAGCTTGACGCGGCGGTTGTCCGGAACCTCGTTGTACGCAAGTACATGCAGGTTTTGGGCCACATGCCGCACGAAGCGCGAAAGCCATGGACGAAGTGCCGGGGAGACCAGCAAAACGGCCGGCTCGCCAGCGGCTTCCTGCCGCCGTGCCGCATCGGCCACGTTCTTCTGCAGGCGATCGGCCAGGCCCGGCTCCACGGCCGCACCGGCGGGACCGCCGCCCTGCAGGGACTGGAGCAAAATCTGTTCCAGTTCCGGTGCCAAAGTAATGACGGGCACCTCGGTGCCGAGCCCGGCGATTTCCTGCACGATCTGGCGGCCCAGGGTGACGCGCACCGCGGCGGCGAGTACGCCGGGATCCTGGCTCTGGCCTGCATGCTCCGCCAGCGATTCGACGATGCCGCGGAAGTTGCGGATGGGCACGCGCTCGGCCAGCAGGTTCTGCAACACCTTGACCACGACGCCGAGCGACAGGCGCTTGGGTACCAGGTCTTCCACCAGCTTCGGGGTCTGCTGGGCCAGGCGGTCGAGCAGCTGCTGCACGTCCTGGTGGCCGATGAGCTCGTGCGAGTGGTTCTGCAGGATGTGCGAAAGGTGGGTGGCGATGACGGTGGCCGGATCGACCACGGTGTAACCCAGGGTCTGCGCGTGCTCACGCAGGCCCGGCTCGATCCATACCGCATCCAGGCCGAAGGCCGGGTCGCGGGTGGCGATACCGTTGATCGTGCCGTGCACGCGGCCCGGGTCGATGGCGAGCATGCGCTCGGTGTGGATTTCCGCTTCGCCCATGGGCACCCCCATCAGCGAGATACGGTAGCCGTGCGGGGCCAGGTCGAGGTTGTCGCGGATGTGCACCGACGGGACAAGGAAACCCAGTTCCTGGGACAGCTTGCGGCGCACGGACTTGATGCGCGCCATGAGCTCGCCACCCTGGGCCTTGTCGACCAGCGGGATGAGGCGGTAGCCCACTTCCAGGCCGACCGTATCGACCTGGGCCACGTCTTCCCACGAGAGCTCGAGGCGTTCGGCCGGCGGCGCGGCCTCGAGTGCGGCCAGCTCAGTGCCAGGCGCACCCGCCGTGCCACCCACGGCACCGGCAGGCATCAGCTTGCGCTGGTGCAACTTCCACGCGCCGAACCCGGCGAGGCCGGCCAGCAACAGGAACGGAATGTTGGGCATGCCCGGGATCAGGCCCATGGTGCCGAGCACCGCGGCCGCCACTGCCAGCGCCTTCGGCTGGCCGAACAGCTGGCCAAACACCTGCTTGCCCATTTCCTGCGACTTCGACACGCGGGTGACGATGACCGCGGTGGCGATGGAGAGCATGAGGCCGGGGACCTGGGCGACCAGGCCATCACCAATGGTGAGCAGCGTGTACGTACGGGCCGCTTCGCCTGCCGAGAGGCCGTGCTGGAACATGCCGATGAAGAAGCCACCCAGCATGTTGATGACGAGGATGAGGATGCCGGCGGTGGCGTCACCGCGGACAAACTTCGAGGCACCATCCATCGAACCGTAGAAATCGGCTTCTTCGCGGACTTCCTGGCGGCGCTCGCGCGCCTGTTCCTGGGTGAGCAGGCCGGCGTTGAGGTCGGCGTCGATCGCCATCTGCTTGCCCGGCATGGCATCGAGGGTGAAGCGGGCGGTCACTTCCGAGACGCGCGTAGCACCCTTGGTCACCACCACGAAGTTGATGATGG
Above is a genomic segment from Luteibacter aegosomatissinici containing:
- the flhA gene encoding flagellar biosynthesis protein FlhA, giving the protein MAASPNFMGTFRQIGRRGVAAPVAMLIMLGMMMLPLPPFMLDLLFTFNIALSLVILLATMYVMRPLELASFPTVVLFATLLRLALNIASTRVVLLHGHNGPGAAGKVIEAFAEFVIGGNFAVGFVVFAILTIINFVVVTKGATRVSEVTARFTLDAMPGKQMAIDADLNAGLLTQEQARERRQEVREEADFYGSMDGASKFVRGDATAGILILVINMLGGFFIGMFQHGLSAGEAARTYTLLTIGDGLVAQVPGLMLSIATAVIVTRVSKSQEMGKQVFGQLFGQPKALAVAAAVLGTMGLIPGMPNIPFLLLAGLAGFGAWKLHQRKLMPAGAVGGTAGAPGTELAALEAAPPAERLELSWEDVAQVDTVGLEVGYRLIPLVDKAQGGELMARIKSVRRKLSQELGFLVPSVHIRDNLDLAPHGYRISLMGVPMGEAEIHTERMLAIDPGRVHGTINGIATRDPAFGLDAVWIEPGLREHAQTLGYTVVDPATVIATHLSHILQNHSHELIGHQDVQQLLDRLAQQTPKLVEDLVPKRLSLGVVVKVLQNLLAERVPIRNFRGIVESLAEHAGQSQDPGVLAAAVRVTLGRQIVQEIAGLGTEVPVITLAPELEQILLQSLQGGGPAGAAVEPGLADRLQKNVADAARRQEAAGEPAVLLVSPALRPWLSRFVRHVAQNLHVLAYNEVPDNRRVKLVTALGR